One stretch of Ktedonobacteraceae bacterium DNA includes these proteins:
- the hypD gene encoding hydrogenase formation protein HypD: MSMKYVDEYRDPELAKRIAAEIARMSEARPLKFMEVCGGHTHTIYKHGIEDVLPHNIDLVHGPGCPVCVLPMGRIDDAIAIARMDNVIFTTFGDMMRVPGSKGSLLDAKAEGADVRFVYSPLDAYKLARQNPDRQVVFFAIGFETTAPSTAVTLLRAKAEGLKNFSVFCNHVTIIPAMKAILDSPDLRLDGFIGAGHVSMVIGMRPYNFVARDHHKPVVIAGFEPLDIIQAVYMLVKQINEGRAEVENQYSRVVRPEGNVKALEAMARTMELRPFFEWRGLGFITHSALKLRPEFADWDAELRFEVPGLRVADPKACQCGEVLKGVIKPWECKVFGTACTPETPIGTCMVSPEGACAAYFNYGRFSMAAERTRLKVLPTTN, encoded by the coding sequence ATGAGCATGAAGTATGTTGACGAGTACCGAGATCCAGAACTGGCCAAACGCATCGCCGCCGAGATCGCGAGGATGAGCGAAGCTCGACCCCTCAAGTTCATGGAGGTCTGCGGCGGCCACACGCACACCATCTACAAACACGGGATCGAGGACGTATTGCCGCATAATATTGACCTGGTGCATGGGCCGGGCTGTCCCGTCTGTGTCCTGCCCATGGGCCGCATCGATGACGCCATCGCCATTGCTCGTATGGACAATGTCATCTTCACTACCTTTGGCGATATGATGCGCGTGCCGGGTTCAAAAGGCAGCCTGCTCGATGCCAAGGCCGAGGGAGCCGATGTGCGCTTCGTCTATTCGCCGCTTGATGCCTATAAGCTGGCCCGCCAGAATCCGGACCGCCAGGTAGTCTTCTTTGCCATCGGCTTTGAGACCACCGCGCCCTCAACTGCCGTAACCCTGCTGCGAGCGAAGGCTGAGGGACTCAAGAATTTTTCCGTCTTCTGCAATCATGTCACCATCATCCCGGCAATGAAGGCCATCCTTGACTCGCCCGACCTGCGGCTGGATGGCTTTATCGGCGCGGGGCATGTCAGCATGGTCATCGGCATGCGACCCTACAATTTTGTTGCGCGCGACCACCACAAACCGGTCGTGATCGCCGGCTTCGAGCCGCTCGATATCATCCAGGCTGTGTATATGCTTGTGAAGCAGATCAACGAGGGGCGAGCCGAGGTCGAGAACCAGTATTCGCGCGTCGTGCGACCGGAAGGGAATGTCAAGGCGCTAGAGGCAATGGCGCGTACCATGGAATTGCGGCCATTCTTCGAGTGGCGCGGCCTCGGTTTTATCACGCACAGCGCGCTGAAGCTGCGTCCAGAATTTGCCGATTGGGATGCCGAACTGCGCTTTGAGGTGCCGGGACTGCGTGTGGCCGATCCCAAGGCCTGCCAGTGCGGCGAGGTACTCAAGGGAGTCATCAAGCCGTGGGAGTGCAAGGTATTCGGAACCGCCTGCACGCCGGAGACGCCTATCGGCACCTGCATGGTTTCGCCAGAGGGTGCCTGTGCCGCGTACTTCAACTATGGGCGGTTCTCTATGGCCGCTGAACGCACGCGGCTGAAAGTTCTTCCAACGACAAATTAA
- a CDS encoding HypC/HybG/HupF family hydrogenase formation chaperone encodes MCLGIPGKIIDIVDDENSIAKVDVSGVKRNVSIALVRPDGIAPGDWVLIHVGFAMSKIDENEAHETMKALQLLGETYTDELQMLHSSQIE; translated from the coding sequence ATGTGCTTAGGTATTCCGGGCAAAATTATCGACATCGTAGATGATGAAAATTCGATTGCGAAGGTCGATGTATCTGGCGTCAAGCGCAACGTAAGCATTGCGCTGGTGCGTCCAGATGGTATCGCACCAGGAGATTGGGTCTTGATTCACGTCGGCTTCGCTATGAGCAAGATCGACGAAAACGAGGCACACGAAACGATGAAAGCCTTGCAACTGCTGGGCGAAACCTATACTGACGAACTGCAAATGCTGCACTCGAGTCAGATCGAATGA
- the hypB gene encoding hydrogenase nickel incorporation protein HypB has protein sequence MPKVTIAQNILAANDTIAQEIKQSLAARGIRVLNIMSSPGAGKTTLLERTIERLRGQLSIGVIEGDIETSADAERIEAWGAETVQINTQGACHLEAHMIRDALQQVDLERIELLIIENIGNLVCPADWNLGEDIRVVVVSTSEGDDKPAKYPQMFAASQILIVNKIDLLPYVDYNVEKVKRQALAINPHLRIFEMSCRTGEGLDAWCDWLLSFARSGK, from the coding sequence GTGCCGAAAGTGACCATCGCTCAGAACATCCTGGCCGCTAACGATACCATTGCCCAGGAGATAAAACAGTCCCTGGCGGCACGCGGCATTCGCGTCCTCAACATCATGAGTTCGCCGGGGGCAGGGAAGACGACGTTGCTTGAGCGCACTATCGAGCGGCTGCGCGGGCAATTGAGCATCGGCGTGATCGAGGGCGATATCGAGACCAGCGCCGACGCCGAGCGCATCGAGGCATGGGGCGCCGAGACGGTACAGATCAACACGCAAGGCGCGTGCCACCTGGAAGCGCATATGATCCGTGACGCGCTGCAACAGGTGGACCTGGAACGCATCGAACTGCTCATCATTGAGAATATCGGAAACCTGGTCTGCCCGGCCGATTGGAACCTGGGAGAGGATATACGCGTGGTGGTCGTCAGTACCAGCGAAGGCGATGATAAGCCGGCCAAGTACCCGCAGATGTTCGCTGCCTCGCAGATTCTGATCGTCAATAAAATCGACTTACTGCCCTATGTGGATTATAACGTCGAAAAGGTCAAAAGGCAGGCGCTCGCTATCAATCCACACCTGCGGATATTCGAGATGAGCTGCCGGACAGGTGAAGGGCTGGATGCGTGGTGCGATTGGTTACTATCATTTGCGCGTTCTGGCAAATAA
- a CDS encoding SIS domain-containing protein, protein MSDSEGSEYDRLFYPFLFEGGKSSKEDVLAQVRHSTLEKCREVIELRRATLEHSGERIVAAAEAMASAFARGATLLAFGNGGSTTDAQDLVTELLNPPFPDWSPLPAIALTNDIAVVTAVANDVGFDNVYARQVIAFGRPGDIALGISTSGNSTNVLVALEQAKKQGLMTVGLTGYDGGKMMRSRVVDFCINSPGDHIPRIQEAQATAYHALLEVIHVLLKEGKTR, encoded by the coding sequence ATGAGCGACTCGGAGGGTTCTGAATACGACCGGCTATTTTATCCTTTCCTTTTTGAGGGAGGTAAATCTAGTAAAGAGGATGTGCTTGCGCAGGTACGCCATTCGACACTGGAAAAGTGCCGCGAGGTGATTGAGCTGCGACGCGCAACCCTGGAGCATTCTGGCGAGCGCATCGTTGCCGCGGCTGAGGCGATGGCGAGCGCTTTTGCGCGTGGAGCTACGCTGCTGGCCTTCGGTAATGGCGGAAGCACCACCGACGCTCAGGACCTGGTGACAGAACTGCTCAATCCGCCTTTTCCTGACTGGTCGCCGCTGCCGGCCATCGCGCTGACCAACGATATCGCCGTAGTGACAGCAGTGGCAAATGATGTCGGCTTCGACAATGTCTACGCGCGCCAGGTGATTGCTTTCGGCAGGCCGGGAGATATCGCGCTCGGCATCTCGACGAGTGGCAATTCGACGAATGTGCTGGTTGCGCTCGAACAGGCCAAAAAGCAGGGACTTATGACGGTAGGATTGACCGGTTACGACGGCGGCAAAATGATGCGTTCCAGAGTAGTCGATTTTTGCATCAATTCGCCGGGAGACCATATTCCGCGTATTCAGGAGGCGCAGGCAACGGCCTATCACGCGCTCCTGGAGGTGATCCATGTTCTCTTGAAGGAAGGGAAAACCAGATGA
- a CDS encoding hydrogenase maturation protease, producing MNHSLPLEDTSQSATGRILIACIGNIFLGDDGFGVEVAQRLMGRNYPPQVRVVDFGIRGIDLAYALMDDYDTLILVDAVPRGGSPGTVYLIEPDLSGLSSEKGEEAGRVALDNHSMDPVKVLAYARTLGARAIRTLLVGCEPTPMGEGESYEEMQMGLSEPVQAAVDEAVKLIDSLVEELIPA from the coding sequence GTGAACCATTCCCTGCCGTTAGAAGATACTTCACAGAGTGCGACCGGGCGCATCCTGATCGCCTGCATTGGCAATATCTTTCTCGGTGATGATGGCTTCGGGGTCGAGGTGGCACAGCGACTGATGGGCCGCAACTACCCGCCGCAAGTGCGTGTCGTTGATTTCGGCATCCGGGGCATCGACCTGGCGTATGCGCTGATGGATGACTATGATACACTTATTCTGGTAGACGCTGTGCCACGTGGAGGTTCGCCAGGTACGGTATATCTTATCGAGCCGGATTTATCGGGCCTGAGTTCTGAGAAAGGCGAGGAAGCGGGCAGAGTTGCGCTGGATAACCACAGCATGGACCCGGTGAAGGTACTCGCTTATGCCAGGACGCTTGGCGCCAGAGCAATTCGCACCCTGCTCGTCGGCTGCGAGCCAACCCCAATGGGCGAGGGTGAGAGCTACGAAGAAATGCAGATGGGATTGAGCGAGCCGGTACAGGCCGCCGTTGACGAAGCAGTGAAGTTGATCGATTCGCTGGTCGAGGAGTTGATTCCGGCGTAA
- a CDS encoding response regulator transcription factor: MIKVVLADDHAVVRHGLRFMLEQRPDIRVVGECGDGARALELVAELLPDVALLDLLMPTMDGVAVSREIKRLVPSTKIIILTSYYDDEHIFNAIKAGALSYLLKDSSPQELVEAVRAAARGESKLHPMVAARLLREMQHRPHTPLNDLTPRELEVLARIARGRTNFEIAQELVISEPTVRTHVANILSKLHLADRTQAAIYALQQNLVPLKDALDQEE, from the coding sequence ATGATTAAAGTAGTACTGGCCGACGATCACGCGGTTGTACGTCATGGCCTGCGTTTTATGTTAGAGCAGCGTCCTGATATTCGGGTCGTGGGAGAGTGTGGTGACGGAGCGCGAGCGCTCGAGCTGGTTGCCGAACTGTTACCTGATGTCGCTCTGTTGGACCTGCTTATGCCTACAATGGATGGGGTCGCGGTTTCACGAGAGATCAAGCGGCTCGTACCTAGCACAAAGATTATCATCCTGACTTCCTACTACGATGATGAGCATATTTTCAATGCCATTAAGGCCGGGGCGCTCTCCTATTTATTAAAGGATAGCAGTCCCCAGGAGCTGGTTGAAGCGGTACGCGCCGCCGCCCGGGGAGAGAGCAAGTTGCACCCGATGGTTGCTGCCCGCCTGCTACGTGAGATGCAGCATCGTCCGCACACCCCGCTCAATGATCTAACCCCGCGTGAACTGGAAGTACTGGCGCGCATCGCTCGCGGGCGCACTAATTTTGAGATCGCTCAGGAACTCGTTATCAGCGAGCCGACGGTACGTACCCATGTCGCAAATATTCTTTCAAAACTGCACCTGGCAGACCGCACGCAGGCCGCGATATATGCCCTGCAACAGAATCTGGTTCCCTTGAAAGATGCGCTAGATCAAGAAGAATAA
- the hypF gene encoding carbamoyltransferase HypF: MTSTIGSTIQRRRILIHGIVQGVGFRPFVYGQAQRRGLAGFVLNDSNGVTIEVEGPAESLDAFEWALRQEPPPLARIDSLISHEMAPRNETNFRIAHSHAGTERNALISPDTATCDDCLRELFDPNDRRFRYPFINCTNCGPRFTIVQDVPYDREKTTMRVFAMCPACRQEYEDPLNRRFHAQPNACPVCGPQVKLVNWNTDAPIHTGNASALTEAAHYLAGGAILAIKGLGGYHLACDAMNVEAVQRLRQLKHREAKPFALMVPDLETARQLCFINDAEARLLQSHKRPIVLLNARRGHLIAPAVAPAYNTLGIMLPYTPLHHLLLHDFAACIGQGRPAVLVMTSGNLSDEPIAYQDEDAQERLSTIADGMLTHNRAIHMRCDDSVVRVTTAGEQLFRRSRGYAPEPVSLSFHLPMPILACGGHLKNTFCLGKGRQAFPSHHIGDLENLETLTSFKEGIEHFQRLFDIQPQAIAYDLHPEYLATKYALDSAIPHKIGVQHHHAHIASVLAEHGLQGPVIGVAADGTGYGTDGAVWGCEIMSADLSSFERLAHLAYVALPGGEQAVRQPWRVAATYLQQAYGDEFLKLNIPFVQRLDRSKWRTLSQMAARGINSPPTSSLGRLFDAVAALLGLPAGAGVEPYTGTLLYEGQAAIELEIAAQFVGSEAIEDTPGIYPFTLKMRDAKATLLDVTPMIRAIVSDIQQGKPASLIASCFHRSISALLAATCAGVRAHTGINIVALSGGVFQNRLLLEQLVARLKEMGFQIYINRLVPPNDGGLSLGQLAVAAAQLEHSKT, translated from the coding sequence ATGACATCGACAATAGGATCGACAATCCAGCGCAGGCGTATTCTCATTCATGGCATCGTGCAGGGCGTGGGTTTCCGACCTTTCGTGTATGGACAGGCCCAGCGCCGCGGATTGGCCGGCTTTGTCTTGAACGATAGCAACGGTGTGACCATCGAGGTCGAGGGGCCAGCAGAATCGCTTGATGCCTTCGAGTGGGCGCTGCGCCAGGAACCACCACCCCTGGCCCGCATCGATTCGCTTATCTCGCATGAGATGGCGCCTCGAAATGAAACGAACTTCAGGATAGCGCACAGCCATGCTGGTACGGAACGCAATGCGCTCATCTCTCCTGATACCGCGACCTGCGATGATTGCCTGCGCGAGCTCTTCGACCCCAATGATCGCCGTTTCCGCTATCCATTCATCAACTGCACCAACTGCGGCCCGCGTTTCACCATTGTGCAGGATGTACCATATGATCGAGAAAAGACGACCATGCGTGTCTTCGCCATGTGTCCGGCCTGCCGGCAGGAATACGAAGACCCGCTGAACCGGCGCTTCCACGCGCAACCGAACGCCTGCCCCGTCTGCGGCCCCCAGGTGAAACTGGTCAATTGGAACACTGATGCTCCTATCCATACCGGAAATGCTTCAGCACTGACGGAAGCAGCACACTATCTCGCCGGTGGCGCAATTCTCGCCATCAAGGGATTGGGCGGCTATCACCTGGCCTGTGACGCCATGAACGTTGAGGCAGTGCAGCGACTACGGCAACTGAAGCACCGTGAGGCCAAGCCTTTCGCGCTCATGGTGCCTGACCTGGAAACTGCCCGGCAACTGTGTTTCATCAACGATGCCGAAGCGCGACTGCTACAATCCCACAAACGCCCCATCGTCCTGCTGAATGCCCGCAGGGGCCATTTGATCGCGCCCGCCGTCGCCCCGGCCTACAACACGCTCGGCATCATGCTGCCCTACACGCCGCTGCATCACCTGCTGTTGCACGATTTTGCCGCGTGTATAGGCCAGGGACGCCCGGCAGTGTTGGTCATGACGAGTGGAAACCTGAGCGACGAGCCGATTGCCTACCAGGACGAAGACGCGCAGGAGCGGCTATCAACCATTGCCGATGGAATGTTAACCCATAACCGGGCTATCCACATGCGCTGCGATGATTCCGTTGTGCGCGTGACGACTGCCGGAGAACAACTTTTCCGTCGTTCTCGCGGCTACGCACCCGAACCGGTATCCTTATCGTTCCACCTGCCAATGCCAATTCTGGCATGCGGTGGACATCTCAAAAACACCTTTTGCCTGGGCAAGGGGCGACAGGCATTCCCCAGCCATCATATCGGCGATCTGGAGAATCTCGAAACCCTGACTTCTTTCAAAGAGGGTATTGAACATTTCCAGCGCCTGTTCGATATCCAGCCACAGGCAATCGCCTACGACCTGCATCCCGAATACCTGGCGACCAAGTATGCCCTTGATAGCGCTATTCCGCACAAAATTGGCGTTCAGCACCATCACGCCCATATCGCCAGCGTGCTGGCGGAACACGGGCTGCAAGGGCCGGTCATCGGGGTCGCCGCCGATGGGACAGGCTACGGGACAGACGGAGCTGTCTGGGGCTGCGAGATTATGAGCGCCGACCTGAGCAGCTTTGAACGCCTGGCGCATCTCGCTTATGTAGCGCTGCCCGGCGGCGAGCAGGCCGTTCGCCAGCCCTGGCGCGTGGCAGCAACTTACCTTCAGCAGGCATATGGGGATGAATTCCTGAAGTTGAATATCCCATTTGTGCAAAGACTTGATCGCTCAAAGTGGCGCACGCTATCGCAGATGGCCGCGCGCGGTATCAACAGCCCACCTACTTCCAGCCTTGGACGGTTGTTCGACGCCGTCGCTGCCTTGCTTGGGCTGCCTGCAGGAGCGGGTGTCGAACCCTACACGGGAACCTTACTCTACGAGGGTCAGGCAGCTATCGAACTTGAAATCGCCGCGCAGTTCGTCGGCTCCGAAGCAATTGAGGATACGCCGGGCATCTATCCCTTTACGCTCAAAATGCGCGATGCGAAGGCAACACTATTGGATGTGACGCCAATGATTCGCGCCATTGTCAGCGATATCCAGCAGGGCAAACCTGCATCATTAATAGCCAGTTGTTTCCATCGTTCCATCTCCGCGTTGCTGGCAGCGACCTGCGCCGGAGTACGCGCCCACACGGGCATAAACATCGTCGCGCTCAGTGGGGGCGTATTCCAGAACAGGTTGCTGCTCGAGCAACTGGTGGCACGCCTGAAGGAGATGGGTTTTCAGATCTACATCAACCGGCTCGTACCACCAAATGACGGCGGATTAAGTCTCGGTCAACTGGCGGTCGCCGCTGCACAACTGGAACACTCGAAAACGTAA
- the hypE gene encoding hydrogenase expression/formation protein HypE has translation MDTSRPDNSERIDDVLKKIERTRQARRHKFYLRDEKINLSHGSGGKATHNLIEGVFAPAFSNPLLDSMDDAATFGIDGTGQRLAFTTDTYVVSPLFFPGGDIGKLAVHGTINDLAMAGAQPLYLSAGFILEEGFPITELRRVVASMAKAAADAGVAIVTGDTKVVQRGKADGLFINTAGVGLIRAAWPMGQAQVQPGDKVLLSGPVGDHGIAIMLAREALDIETDVVSDTAPLHTMVAAILEAAGDAVHCMKDPTRGGVATTLNEIAIGSEVSIGLDEQAIPVRAEVRGACEILGLDPLTIANEGKMLAIVSAEKAEAALEAMRSHPLGQEAAIIGSVQSEPPGIVFLRTDIGGMRVLDMLVGDPLPRIC, from the coding sequence ATGGATACATCAAGGCCGGATAACTCGGAGCGCATCGACGATGTGCTGAAGAAGATTGAGCGCACGCGGCAGGCACGCAGGCATAAGTTCTACCTGCGCGACGAGAAGATCAATCTCAGTCACGGCAGCGGTGGTAAGGCCACGCATAACCTGATCGAAGGCGTCTTCGCACCCGCCTTCTCGAATCCGCTGCTGGACTCTATGGACGATGCGGCAACATTCGGCATCGATGGTACGGGGCAGCGCCTGGCATTCACCACCGATACATACGTGGTAAGCCCGCTCTTCTTTCCCGGCGGCGATATCGGCAAACTGGCGGTCCATGGCACCATCAACGATCTGGCAATGGCGGGCGCGCAACCACTCTATCTTTCCGCAGGCTTTATCCTGGAAGAAGGATTCCCCATCACCGAGCTGCGCCGCGTCGTGGCCTCGATGGCAAAGGCGGCAGCGGATGCCGGTGTAGCCATTGTCACGGGTGATACGAAGGTGGTGCAGCGCGGCAAGGCGGACGGCCTGTTCATCAACACGGCGGGTGTTGGACTTATTCGTGCCGCCTGGCCCATGGGGCAGGCCCAGGTGCAGCCGGGAGACAAAGTGTTGTTGAGCGGCCCGGTTGGCGATCACGGCATCGCCATCATGCTGGCACGCGAGGCGCTGGACATTGAGACCGACGTGGTAAGCGATACGGCTCCCCTGCATACAATGGTGGCCGCTATTCTAGAGGCGGCAGGGGATGCAGTTCATTGCATGAAAGACCCCACGCGCGGCGGCGTAGCGACGACATTGAACGAGATCGCCATCGGCTCGGAAGTTTCCATCGGTCTTGACGAACAGGCTATCCCCGTCCGTGCGGAAGTGCGCGGGGCCTGCGAAATTCTCGGCCTCGATCCGCTCACCATCGCCAACGAGGGCAAGATGCTGGCTATTGTTTCTGCTGAGAAAGCGGAGGCCGCGCTGGAAGCCATGCGCTCGCACCCGCTGGGACAGGAGGCCGCGATTATCGGCTCTGTACAATCCGAGCCGCCAGGAATCGTTTTCTTGCGCACGGACATTGGGGGCATGAGAGTTTTGGATATGCTGGTGGGGGATCCGCTGCCGAGGATATGCTGA
- a CDS encoding DUF6084 family protein, protein MPDLNFEVIGAEAPPYTAIPMVLFKLRITNANEEEQVQNINLKSQIMLAVTLRRYNGDEKAKLYELFGEPERWGETLRGFLWTHVTSVVPRFNGSTVVDLPVPCTYDFEVVSTKYFNALEEGDVPLTFLFSGTIFYQGESGNVQIEQISWSKEASFRLPVATWKAAMEHHFPNSAWIRMRKDIFDQLYQYKMRSGLLTWDDVLERLLRASSEEVQR, encoded by the coding sequence ATGCCTGATTTGAATTTCGAGGTAATCGGCGCTGAGGCACCACCCTATACCGCCATTCCAATGGTACTCTTCAAACTGCGCATCACCAACGCGAACGAGGAAGAGCAGGTACAAAATATTAATCTGAAGAGCCAGATCATGCTTGCAGTCACACTCCGCCGCTATAATGGTGATGAAAAAGCTAAACTGTATGAACTCTTCGGCGAGCCTGAGCGTTGGGGTGAAACATTGCGCGGCTTTCTATGGACGCATGTGACATCGGTGGTTCCGCGTTTCAACGGCAGCACTGTTGTCGATCTACCTGTTCCCTGCACCTACGATTTCGAAGTGGTCAGCACGAAATATTTCAACGCGCTCGAAGAGGGCGATGTTCCTCTCACCTTCCTGTTCAGCGGCACTATCTTCTACCAGGGCGAGTCCGGTAATGTGCAGATCGAACAGATTTCCTGGTCGAAGGAGGCATCCTTTCGGCTCCCGGTTGCGACCTGGAAAGCTGCAATGGAGCATCACTTCCCCAACAGCGCCTGGATTCGCATGCGCAAAGACATCTTCGACCAACTCTACCAGTATAAGATGCGCTCCGGCCTGCTCACCTGGGATGATGTACTTGAGCGCCTGCTGCGAGCAAGTAGCGAGGAGGTACAGCGATGA
- a CDS encoding hydrogenase maturation nickel metallochaperone HypA, whose product MHELAIAESIYDAVVAKATECSATRVKSVRLKIGEATSIELDSLTFCFEMMADLDPLLSRAQLLIDTVPHRARCRYCDKEFAVRNFIAQCPACQEWSDEIVSGTEMQIVEMEIDSAESDHRSEHPGR is encoded by the coding sequence ATGCATGAACTCGCTATTGCCGAGAGTATCTATGATGCTGTTGTAGCCAAAGCAACCGAATGCAGCGCCACGCGGGTGAAAAGCGTACGACTGAAGATTGGCGAGGCCACCAGTATCGAGCTTGACTCGCTAACCTTCTGCTTCGAGATGATGGCCGACCTCGATCCACTTCTATCAAGGGCGCAGTTATTGATAGATACTGTGCCACATCGCGCGCGATGTCGTTATTGCGACAAAGAATTTGCGGTCAGAAACTTTATCGCTCAATGTCCGGCGTGCCAGGAATGGTCCGATGAGATTGTTTCTGGCACCGAAATGCAGATCGTAGAGATGGAGATCGACAGTGCCGAAAGTGACCATCGCTCAGAACATCCTGGCCGCTAA
- a CDS encoding HypC/HybG/HupF family hydrogenase formation chaperone, translated as MSDDNTIVRMGEVETSGGDPGGRPQIRLDRSFMIDGGMYCIPDEDGHCTTCSDEALQAKVLRIDEETGLALVEMMTEEPRTEEVDISLVENVVPGDLLLVHGGVAIGNADMV; from the coding sequence ATGAGCGATGACAATACAATTGTAAGGATGGGGGAAGTGGAGACAAGCGGCGGGGACCCTGGTGGTCGCCCTCAGATACGCCTGGATCGGAGCTTCATGATTGATGGCGGCATGTATTGCATTCCTGATGAGGATGGTCATTGCACGACATGCTCGGACGAGGCATTACAGGCAAAAGTCTTGCGCATCGACGAGGAGACCGGCCTGGCGCTGGTGGAAATGATGACGGAGGAGCCACGAACAGAGGAGGTCGATATCAGCCTGGTTGAGAATGTCGTGCCGGGCGATTTGTTGCTGGTCCATGGCGGAGTGGCAATTGGGAATGCCGATATGGTCTAG
- a CDS encoding SIS domain-containing protein, whose protein sequence is MARSDLVEVVTARFEQSMTVPEAFFTAEAERIAEACWAMARRFHAGGRLLAFGNGAGATDAQHVSVEFVHPVIVGKRALPAIALTNDSATLSGLMAGGDAEMPFVRQLQVLARPQDIAMGFSPGGTCANVVAALRLARQMGLLTVGLAGAGGGQMRQTEMDFCFLVHSQDAMVIQETHETLYHVLWELVHIFFEHEGLLT, encoded by the coding sequence ATGGCAAGGTCCGACCTGGTGGAAGTTGTTACCGCTCGCTTCGAGCAAAGCATGACCGTACCCGAAGCATTTTTTACGGCAGAAGCGGAACGGATTGCCGAGGCTTGCTGGGCAATGGCACGCCGTTTTCACGCGGGCGGGCGGTTGCTGGCTTTCGGCAACGGCGCGGGAGCAACAGATGCACAGCACGTCTCGGTCGAGTTTGTGCATCCCGTCATCGTCGGCAAACGAGCATTGCCTGCTATCGCGCTGACCAACGACAGCGCGACCCTGAGCGGACTGATGGCCGGTGGAGACGCTGAAATGCCTTTTGTGCGCCAGCTTCAGGTATTGGCACGCCCGCAGGATATAGCAATGGGCTTTTCACCTGGTGGCACCTGTGCTAATGTTGTCGCGGCACTGCGATTGGCCAGGCAGATGGGCCTGCTGACAGTTGGTCTGGCAGGAGCCGGTGGGGGCCAGATGCGGCAAACGGAAATGGATTTTTGCTTCCTCGTCCACTCGCAGGACGCAATGGTAATCCAGGAAACACATGAGACACTCTACCATGTCCTCTGGGAGTTGGTACATATTTTCTTTGAACACGAGGGGTTGTTGACATGA